In Fimbriiglobus ruber, a genomic segment contains:
- a CDS encoding M16 family metallopeptidase: MPVFCRPLAVAALLLAFAAPVTAADPAADAGVAKAAAALFDGLRVETLPNGLRVFLLPIKGAPVVTTMVAYKVGSSDEYPDQTGLSHYLEHLLFKGTAKLMPGDIDRLTQRNGGRNNAYTSEDMTVYHFDFAADRWQVALEVEADRMRNVRIDAKHEFEQEKGAVIAELKGNEDQPWNLEEKTILPLLFPKGSPYAHPVIGEEQHVRAATAEIIKRHYDAWYHPNNAALVVAGGFDPDQALALIKKLFGPIPKGDLPPRKPDPALVKRTAPVRKEISSKFDVPRMVAGFNTVVAGEPDDYVLDLVQDVLASGKTSRLYRRLVEGERLANSVSATNSAGRYRGWFGINVELLKGKNRAKAERIVFEELEKLAAEPITDAELKRSRRATLASFVFSRESVHNVADTVAKAVTIYDVDYLKTYLEKMRAVTPADVQRAAAKYLAKRSAVVVWTVPEDEPLDGGKGGEKNPAAKQRMKAGTVPPTQGNATARPGRRVSSGRAEAEAGGAGTFSFKDAKRVVLPNGLVLILLENHRLPVVVVDVDVADVRLREPAAKSGVMALTGDLLEEGTPTRAGTEISTLIEDAGGSLSLSSSGGGLKVLTPDTDLGLDLLFDCLIHPTFPAEAIERKREQLLSVIADVETQPKNRALNTFDAAVYGSHPYGRSAYGKRSIVEKLTAADLKAFHAAAFVPNMTTVVAVGDFDSAEMTARIERLTAGWKKSDAKTPKPAAPPKPDKPVEMIVSDPTAAQTHVYIGHLGIKRDDPDYYTLTVMDNVLGTGPGFTDRLSANLRDRQGLAYTVTAQIAASAADQPGAFTGYIGTYPDKYRVARDGFLAEIGKMRAAPPTEREVEDAKMYLLGSLPFRLTSNEQVAAQLLAAERFRLGFDFLETYRKKVAAVTPADVFAATKKHLDPARLVIVAVGPIGADGAPLPEPKK; this comes from the coding sequence ATGCCCGTCTTCTGTCGCCCGCTGGCGGTCGCCGCCCTTCTACTCGCCTTCGCCGCGCCCGTGACCGCCGCCGACCCGGCCGCGGACGCGGGCGTGGCGAAGGCGGCCGCCGCCCTGTTCGACGGCCTGCGGGTCGAGACCCTGCCGAACGGCCTGCGGGTCTTCCTGCTGCCGATCAAGGGGGCGCCGGTCGTCACCACGATGGTCGCGTACAAGGTCGGGTCGTCCGACGAATACCCGGACCAGACCGGGCTCTCGCACTACCTCGAACACCTGCTGTTCAAGGGGACCGCCAAGCTGATGCCCGGGGACATCGACCGGCTCACCCAGCGGAACGGCGGCCGGAACAACGCCTACACCAGCGAGGACATGACCGTCTACCACTTCGATTTCGCGGCCGACCGGTGGCAGGTCGCGCTGGAGGTCGAGGCGGACCGGATGCGGAACGTGCGGATCGACGCGAAGCACGAGTTCGAGCAGGAGAAGGGCGCGGTCATCGCCGAACTCAAGGGCAACGAAGACCAGCCCTGGAACCTGGAGGAGAAAACTATCCTCCCGCTCCTGTTCCCGAAGGGGTCGCCCTACGCCCACCCGGTCATCGGGGAGGAGCAACACGTCCGGGCGGCGACCGCCGAGATCATCAAGCGGCACTACGACGCCTGGTACCACCCGAACAACGCCGCCCTGGTGGTGGCCGGCGGCTTCGACCCGGACCAGGCGCTCGCGCTGATCAAGAAGCTATTCGGCCCGATCCCGAAAGGCGATCTGCCGCCCCGCAAGCCCGACCCGGCCCTCGTCAAGCGAACGGCGCCGGTCCGCAAGGAAATCTCGTCCAAGTTCGACGTGCCGCGCATGGTCGCCGGGTTCAACACCGTCGTCGCGGGCGAGCCGGACGACTACGTCCTCGACCTCGTTCAAGACGTCCTCGCCAGCGGCAAGACATCGCGGTTGTACCGCCGGTTGGTTGAAGGAGAGCGGCTGGCCAATTCGGTGTCCGCGACCAACTCGGCCGGTCGGTACCGCGGGTGGTTCGGGATCAACGTCGAGTTACTCAAGGGCAAAAACCGGGCGAAGGCCGAGCGGATCGTGTTCGAGGAGTTGGAGAAGCTGGCCGCGGAACCGATTACGGACGCCGAACTCAAGCGTTCCCGCCGGGCCACGCTCGCCTCGTTCGTGTTCTCCCGCGAGAGCGTCCACAACGTGGCCGACACGGTCGCCAAGGCCGTCACGATTTACGACGTCGACTACCTCAAGACGTACCTCGAAAAAATGCGCGCCGTCACCCCCGCGGACGTGCAGCGGGCCGCCGCCAAGTACCTCGCGAAGCGGTCGGCCGTGGTCGTGTGGACGGTCCCCGAAGACGAACCGCTCGACGGCGGGAAGGGCGGCGAGAAGAACCCGGCGGCCAAGCAGCGGATGAAAGCCGGCACCGTCCCACCCACCCAGGGTAACGCCACGGCCCGACCCGGCCGCCGCGTGTCGTCGGGCCGGGCCGAGGCGGAAGCCGGTGGCGCCGGCACGTTCTCGTTCAAAGATGCCAAGCGCGTCGTCCTCCCGAACGGCCTGGTCTTGATCCTGTTGGAAAATCACCGGCTCCCGGTCGTGGTGGTCGACGTGGACGTGGCGGACGTCCGCCTCCGCGAGCCGGCGGCCAAGTCGGGCGTCATGGCCCTGACCGGCGACTTGCTGGAAGAGGGAACGCCGACGCGGGCCGGGACCGAGATTTCGACCCTCATCGAAGACGCGGGCGGGAGTCTGTCGCTCTCCTCGTCCGGCGGGGGGCTGAAAGTGCTCACCCCGGACACCGACCTGGGCCTCGACCTGTTGTTCGACTGCCTCATCCACCCGACCTTCCCGGCCGAGGCCATCGAGCGGAAGCGCGAGCAACTGCTGTCCGTCATCGCCGACGTGGAAACCCAGCCGAAGAACCGGGCACTGAACACGTTCGACGCGGCCGTGTACGGCTCACACCCCTACGGGCGGTCGGCTTACGGCAAGCGGTCGATCGTCGAGAAGCTGACCGCGGCCGACCTGAAAGCGTTCCACGCCGCCGCATTCGTCCCGAACATGACCACCGTCGTCGCGGTCGGCGACTTCGACTCCGCCGAGATGACCGCCCGGATCGAAAGGTTGACCGCCGGGTGGAAGAAATCGGACGCCAAGACGCCGAAGCCGGCCGCCCCGCCGAAACCGGATAAGCCGGTCGAAATGATCGTTTCCGACCCGACCGCGGCACAGACGCACGTCTACATCGGCCACCTCGGTATCAAGCGGGACGACCCCGACTATTACACCCTCACGGTTATGGACAACGTCCTCGGGACCGGCCCCGGCTTCACCGACCGCTTGTCCGCTAACCTCCGCGACCGGCAAGGGCTGGCGTACACGGTGACCGCCCAGATCGCCGCCTCCGCGGCCGACCAGCCGGGGGCGTTTACCGGGTACATCGGGACGTACCCCGACAAGTATCGCGTCGCCCGGGACGGGTTCCTGGCCGAGATCGGCAAAATGCGGGCCGCCCCGCCGACCGAGCGGGAGGTGGAGGACGCCAAGATGTACCTGCTCGGCAGCCTCCCGTTCCGGCTCACGTCGAACGAGCAAGTGGCCGCGCAACTCCTCGCCGCCGAGCGGTTTCGGCTCGGGTTCGACTTCCTCGAAACGTACCGCAAGAAGGTCGCCGCCGTGACCCCGGCGGACGTCTTCGCCGCGACCAAGAAGCACCTGGACCCGGCCCGGCTGGTGATCGTGGCGGTCGGCCCGATCGGGGCCGACGGGGCGCCGCTCCCGGAGCCGAAGAAATAA
- a CDS encoding amino acid-binding ACT, with translation MSFKMQRVNVYHTEVKDEPGGIAARLKPLAEAGTHLEYVYSQRSATRPGYGDLYVAPISGSGPLAAAKTAGLHEVPEPIVMRVEGDDKAGLAGRLTLAWEKAGLNLHGMVMSVFHGKFVGYVTFDSVADANKAATLLAELGTAEPSAVNRSNATAKVC, from the coding sequence GTGAGCTTTAAGATGCAGCGGGTGAACGTCTATCACACCGAAGTGAAAGACGAGCCGGGCGGGATCGCGGCCAGACTGAAGCCGCTGGCCGAGGCCGGCACGCATCTGGAATACGTGTACAGCCAGCGGTCCGCCACCAGGCCGGGGTACGGCGACTTGTACGTCGCCCCGATCTCCGGGAGCGGTCCGCTCGCGGCCGCCAAGACGGCCGGCCTGCACGAAGTGCCCGAGCCGATCGTGATGCGGGTCGAGGGCGACGACAAGGCCGGGCTGGCCGGGCGGCTGACGCTGGCCTGGGAAAAGGCCGGCCTGAACCTGCACGGCATGGTGATGTCCGTGTTCCACGGCAAGTTCGTCGGGTACGTGACGTTCGACAGCGTGGCCGACGCGAACAAGGCCGCGACGCTGTTGGCCGAACTCGGCACCGCCGAACCGTCCGCCGTGAACCGGTCGAACGCCACCGCGAAGGTCTGCTAG
- a CDS encoding multiheme c-type cytochrome, with translation MSERTSDAHLSPTPSPASPASDVAPTRARNPWLLRAAAGVLVVVCVVVATGFWMKNRPEPTPTPEPAEGEPNEPKVGGVGLFASWPKDAPELAIVLTGQTYGYLSPCGCSRPQKGGLERRANFIDTLKAKGWPVIGLDLGDAAPPKGVHKQNLLKYKYTMLSLAEMGYKAIGLGEYDFAAGLYDLLAEYTLNNPGNPPTIVASNLMGVQRGPGGKPLKFFSRAEKFPGGPNGRPMIPGYEVFAEQGKPTIGIVSVAGPTVSEKVEKIDPEFTFENNGNAIKGALGAINKAVATLPNPPAKPTIQVLMYVGKMEHAREAAKAFPQFQLILCQSDDSEPPQFPTPANNGKTLIVQVGHKGQSVGVIGVYPKGAGYELKYQLVPLGEEYLTPPGPAAAKNNKGLQFLEEYSLEVKKQDLLKLYVAKQTPHTIQIQNPAANVAFVGAQVCAGCHAAEFKVWSATKHAQATTALVQATRPSNRQFDGECLECHTTGMRYQTGFKDAVTTPNLLGNQCENCHGPGSAHAAQPNNKVFLAALMAPWKTKPGDKLPDLATLNKLAKLKPVEREAVKLKEKAVVNAVSGMCMNCHDTENDPKFDFYEYFPKIYHSGLKAAGLPPGVGEK, from the coding sequence ATGTCCGAGCGGACTTCCGACGCGCATTTGTCCCCGACCCCGTCGCCGGCCAGTCCGGCTTCCGACGTTGCGCCGACCCGTGCCCGTAATCCGTGGCTGTTGCGGGCGGCGGCTGGGGTGTTGGTAGTCGTCTGCGTCGTCGTGGCGACCGGGTTTTGGATGAAGAACCGGCCCGAACCAACTCCCACTCCGGAGCCCGCGGAAGGTGAACCCAACGAACCGAAGGTCGGCGGCGTCGGCCTGTTCGCCAGCTGGCCCAAGGACGCGCCCGAGCTGGCGATCGTCCTCACCGGGCAAACCTACGGCTACCTCTCCCCGTGCGGGTGCAGTCGGCCGCAGAAGGGCGGCCTGGAGCGGCGGGCGAACTTCATCGACACGCTCAAGGCGAAGGGCTGGCCCGTGATCGGCCTCGACCTCGGGGACGCCGCCCCCCCGAAGGGCGTCCACAAGCAAAACCTCCTCAAGTACAAGTACACGATGCTGTCCCTGGCCGAGATGGGGTACAAGGCTATCGGGCTCGGGGAATATGACTTCGCCGCCGGGTTGTACGACCTGCTCGCCGAATACACGCTCAACAACCCGGGCAACCCGCCGACCATCGTGGCCAGCAACCTCATGGGCGTCCAGCGCGGACCGGGCGGGAAGCCCTTAAAGTTTTTCTCTCGCGCGGAAAAGTTCCCCGGCGGACCGAACGGCCGGCCAATGATCCCGGGCTACGAAGTCTTCGCGGAGCAAGGCAAGCCGACGATCGGCATCGTGAGCGTGGCCGGTCCGACCGTGTCCGAGAAAGTCGAGAAGATCGACCCGGAGTTCACTTTCGAGAATAACGGGAACGCCATTAAAGGCGCGCTCGGCGCGATCAACAAAGCCGTGGCCACCTTGCCCAATCCCCCGGCCAAGCCGACCATTCAGGTACTCATGTACGTGGGCAAGATGGAACACGCGAGGGAAGCGGCCAAGGCGTTCCCGCAGTTCCAGCTGATCCTGTGCCAGTCCGACGACTCCGAGCCGCCGCAGTTTCCGACCCCGGCGAACAACGGCAAGACGTTGATCGTTCAGGTGGGGCACAAGGGGCAGAGCGTCGGCGTCATCGGCGTATATCCCAAGGGGGCCGGGTACGAGCTGAAGTACCAACTGGTACCGCTCGGCGAGGAGTATCTGACCCCGCCCGGGCCGGCTGCGGCCAAGAACAACAAGGGGCTTCAATTCCTCGAGGAATACAGCCTGGAGGTTAAGAAGCAGGATCTCCTCAAGCTGTACGTGGCCAAACAAACCCCACACACGATCCAGATTCAGAACCCGGCCGCGAACGTCGCTTTTGTCGGCGCCCAGGTGTGTGCAGGGTGCCACGCAGCCGAGTTCAAGGTCTGGAGCGCTACCAAACATGCCCAGGCGACGACTGCCCTTGTCCAAGCGACGCGGCCGAGTAACCGCCAGTTCGATGGCGAGTGTCTGGAGTGTCACACGACCGGGATGCGTTACCAGACTGGGTTCAAAGACGCGGTCACGACCCCCAACCTGCTCGGCAACCAGTGCGAAAACTGCCACGGCCCCGGCAGCGCCCACGCGGCCCAGCCCAACAACAAGGTCTTCCTCGCCGCCCTGATGGCCCCGTGGAAGACCAAGCCGGGCGACAAGCTCCCCGACCTCGCCACGCTGAACAAACTGGCCAAACTCAAGCCCGTCGAGCGGGAGGCCGTGAAGCTGAAAGAGAAAGCGGTCGTCAACGCCGTCTCCGGCATGTGCATGAACTGCCACGACACGGAGAACGACCCGAAGTTCGATTTCTACGAGTACTTCCCGAAGATCTACCACAGCGGGCTGAAAGCCGCCGGGCTGCCCCCTGGTGTGGGGGAAAAGTAA